The genomic DNA CATACTCTAAAAAGAGTCATTTTGGCATTAAACATTAAAATGACGGCATTTGAGTAAatttattgaatatatatatagggaatgTGAATGCATTTAGTAACCGTATTCATGTAATCTAAAACTGCTATCCGCATCCGCCTATACGGATAGTAAAAAATACTATCCGCATATGCATGTGTAGATAGTAAATAATGGTTAGCGGATAGATGCAGACAACGGATGCAGGTGGGTGGTTAATATCAGCCCACAACCCAACCTCAAAGGATCACCACCACGCCGTAATACACATGTCGCACCTCATTATCCTGCTGTGCAACAAGAAGTTGCATTTAATTCTTCGTCCTTACCCAATAAAAGATTACACCCAAAACTTGTGGAGCCGACTTGCCAACGAAACCCTTCGATCGCAAAAGTTGTACGCATGGGGAAGTTCAAAGCTCAAGGGATCAGATAAAGTGTATGGATTGACTCAGTGCACGAGAGACCTTTCTAGCTCTGATTGTGGGGTTTGTCTTGATGTTGAAATCATGGACCTTTCCCTCTTCTGTGATGGGAAACAAGGAGGAATCTACTTGGGCGAGAGCTGCACAGTAAGATTTGAGATGTACGAATTTCTCAATACCACAAATCTTTAAGGTCATGTTTGGTTTGCAAAATGGCTATTCAAtccattagaaaaaataaatagcttttATTAAGAGTAAAATAAGGTGGAATAGAATAGTATTGGTGTTAGAATATGCAATAAGGATCTAACACTTGGAATAACCATTCTCTTGCCCATGAGAGAATGACTATTTCAATGCTATTTTACTTCACATTATTTCACTTTCAATAAAAAaggtattcatttttttaatggaatagcCATCCTACGTTGCAAACGTAACCCAAGTATTATCACTTGTAAGGAGATGGCCTATTGCCCAATTTACACATCTTCCTGCGTATGGCCATTCTCATTTACTATTTAATGAAATTTCGTTTTATTCCTGAATATGGTTCTCGATACATTAATCATACATATCTACCATGTGTGAATTAAAACCATCAATGAAGTATGATGCCTCGTTGGTCATTGCCATATTTGCTAGTGATGAAAAGGTGGTTACAGTTAGTAGTTATTGACTAAAATCGCTAATTATAACCGCCTAAGCAATTAGTAATTAAAATTCGCTAACCGACTGGCGGGCGGTTAGCGGTTCATAACCCTATTAGTGTTTAATAATcctaataactgctaaccgttttttaaataaaaaattaaaaattaaaaaaaaaaaaaaaaaaccaacacgatatcgtttctatggtaatacaATAATACCCTACAACATATAACAACGTTTCatgaacttttatatatatatataggcggttagtggttagcgagcggttaataaccgcccgccttttcacccttAATTTGCTACTTAATTGTAAGCtatacgagtaatgctataagttttcCTAGAATCCACCTAGAGTCATCCCAAaagtgatgtggcttttaaaatcacccttgaatttgagatgtgatttattgatttttgatctattggtaattttaaaagctatatcaCATTTAGGATGACTCTAGGAGAACTCTatgaagacttataacattactcaagcTATACAcacatttgttttttcttctaagcAAAAAAGCAGGAGGAGTTGATTAGAGTAACTACTCGATTTGGCTGTAACAATACTAGCATCTGCACACTAAAAACCGCACAGAACAAAGGagcgcgcgcgcgcgcacacacatatatatatatatatatatatatatatgccgtGGTACATTAAAGCCTGAACTAAATATGTCTTTCTCAAAACTCCTCTCTTCGCTTTATCTTGtaagctttcttcttcttgttcttttgaAAGCTGTTTCCGGCGACGACCCAATCTATCACATTTGTTCAAGCTCCGGCACTTTCTTCACAGAAGACTTTTACGACGGAAGCCTACGACGCCTCTCAGCTTTACAGTCGTCTGAAACACCTGCAAACAAAGGTTTCAGTTTGGCTATGATGGGTGAAGTGTACGGACTCGCTCTTTGTCGGTTTGATGTCGTGGATGTAGACTGCTCGAGCTGCGTTGTTGATGCAAGCAAAGAGATTCGCAACCGTTGCCCGAATATAAAAGGCGCAACCATAGGCTACGATAAATGCTTATACAAGTATGAAAATGAGAATTTCTTTAGTATAGTTGACTACCAATCGGCGGTGACTTGCGACCCTGGCAATGCCAAGGAGCCGGCGGCGACATTTAACGGAGTCAGAAGAGATTTATTGATCCACCTTGCCGTAGGAGCTAATCAGTCTGAACTGATGTACGCAAACGGAAGTCGGGGGCTCGCGGGATCGGAGAAGCTTTATGGGTTTGCGCAGTGCACGAGGGACTTGATTTTCCTAGATTGTTTGACTTGTTTAGATTATGCAATCATGAGAGTTTCCTCTGTGTGTAATGGTAAACGAGGAGGACGCAATTCGGGTGGGAGCTGCATCTTAAGATATGAGATGTACCAATTGCTCAACAATTGAATGTTTGAATATTGTTCAACATATATATCTTGTAAGGGAATGGAGTGACATCCAGGGTATATGTAATAGCCGCCATTCTCATTTACTATTTAATGAAATTTCCTTTTATATATTCCAAGGTACCACATGTGCGTGTGGATTAAAACCATCAATGTAATTAATATGATGCCTCTTTGCCAATGTTTGCTACTTGTAAACCATATGTATATATTGTGGGGATTTTTCATCGATATTTAGACATTAGGTGCTAAAATGTAAGGGCggcaaaatgtatttttctcttattaatttAAGTTGACAGAGCG from Corylus avellana chromosome ca6, CavTom2PMs-1.0 includes the following:
- the LOC132185443 gene encoding cysteine-rich repeat secretory protein 38-like; the encoded protein is MSFSKLLSSLYLVSFLLLVLLKAVSGDDPIYHICSSSGTFFTEDFYDGSLRRLSALQSSETPANKGFSLAMMGEVYGLALCRFDVVDVDCSSCVVDASKEIRNRCPNIKGATIGYDKCLYKYENENFFSIVDYQSAVTCDPGNAKEPAATFNGVRRDLLIHLAVGANQSELMYANGSRGLAGSEKLYGFAQCTRDLIFLDCLTCLDYAIMRVSSVCNGKRGGRNSGGSCILRYEMYQLLNN